From Selenomonas ruminantium AC2024, a single genomic window includes:
- a CDS encoding STAS domain-containing protein, with translation MASEVVQKETKLANGWLAWRVEGRIDISTAESIYSSGEKIVEREEKTVLDLEAVSYISSAGLRVLLRLFKKASKEGKEFAVAGAAGMVKKVLIDSNMNSYLTMLQSLDEL, from the coding sequence ATGGCAAGTGAGGTTGTACAGAAAGAAACAAAGTTGGCTAATGGCTGGTTGGCTTGGCGTGTTGAGGGACGGATAGATATTTCTACCGCTGAGTCTATTTATTCAAGTGGAGAAAAAATCGTTGAGCGTGAGGAGAAGACTGTTCTGGATTTGGAGGCTGTGTCGTATATTTCCAGCGCGGGACTCCGAGTACTTTTGCGTCTGTTTAAGAAAGCCAGCAAGGAAGGTAAGGAGTTTGCGGTAGCAGGGGCTGCTGGTATGGTGAAGAAGGTTCTAATCGATAGTAATATGAATTCGTATTTAACCATGCTCCAATCACTCGATGAACTTTGA
- a CDS encoding N-acetylmuramoyl-L-alanine amidase: MIRKTLFLLLVSLFLMTETFAGGLQIIDKPIRWSDFREQLIREYAAAHYNLERIDIIPQAVVVHWTASSTWESAYNHFYNEARADGTLNVASHFLVSRDGRIYRLTPETALNRHIIGYNWCAIGIENVGGVNGVEDLTDAQLEANVELIKYLHKKYATISYVFGHYQQDAARSSGLYIENVPNYRSEKIDPGYIFMTALKSRLQGEGLKFYDN; encoded by the coding sequence ATGATAAGAAAGACATTATTTCTTCTATTGGTTTCACTTTTTCTTATGACAGAAACTTTTGCCGGTGGATTACAGATAATTGATAAACCAATACGATGGTCTGATTTTAGAGAGCAGCTTATTCGTGAGTATGCTGCAGCACACTACAACTTGGAGCGAATAGATATCATCCCCCAAGCTGTTGTTGTGCATTGGACAGCCTCTAGTACTTGGGAATCTGCTTATAATCATTTTTACAATGAGGCCCGCGCTGATGGGACGCTGAACGTTGCATCGCACTTTCTGGTGTCACGGGATGGGCGAATATACAGACTCACACCTGAAACAGCACTTAATAGACATATTATAGGCTATAACTGGTGTGCCATTGGCATAGAAAATGTAGGTGGAGTTAATGGCGTGGAAGATTTAACAGACGCGCAACTGGAAGCAAATGTTGAGCTAATCAAATATTTACATAAAAAATACGCGACGATTTCCTATGTCTTTGGTCACTATCAGCAGGATGCAGCCCGAAGCAGTGGATTATACATTGAAAATGTACCGAACTATCGCTCAGAAAAAATAGATCCTGGTTATATTTTCATGACTGCGTTGAAAAGTCGCTTGCAAGGTGAAGGGCTTAAATTTTACGATAACTAG
- a CDS encoding cysteine hydrolase family protein, which produces MNKKKLLIVVDMQNDFINGALGSPEAAAIVSNVAKKIEEARANNDFIIFTQDTHYDDYMETEEGKNLPVPHCIKNTEGWAINSQLNVPLEADVIEKTTFGAYNMGLSLASFYENKVDSIELVGLCTDICVLSNAVIAKSACPNSHVAVDAACCAGVTPESHDTALAAMKAIQVEILNQGQEPWRK; this is translated from the coding sequence ATGAACAAGAAAAAACTTTTAATTGTTGTCGATATGCAGAATGATTTTATCAACGGTGCTTTGGGTTCCCCGGAAGCTGCAGCCATTGTCAGCAATGTGGCGAAGAAAATCGAAGAAGCCAGAGCAAATAATGACTTCATCATCTTTACGCAGGATACCCATTATGACGACTACATGGAAACGGAAGAAGGCAAGAATCTGCCGGTCCCCCATTGCATCAAAAATACGGAGGGCTGGGCCATTAACAGCCAGCTGAACGTTCCTCTGGAAGCTGATGTTATAGAAAAAACTACATTTGGTGCTTACAATATGGGGCTTTCCCTAGCCAGCTTTTATGAAAACAAGGTTGACTCTATTGAACTCGTTGGCTTATGTACGGATATTTGTGTGCTGTCCAACGCTGTAATCGCAAAATCAGCCTGCCCGAACAGCCATGTGGCGGTTGACGCCGCCTGCTGCGCTGGAGTCACACCGGAATCCCACGACACGGCACTGGCAGCCATGAAAGCGATTCAAGTAGAAATTCTCAATCAAGGACAGGAGCCCTGGAGAAAATAA
- a CDS encoding FAD-dependent oxidoreductase, producing MFRRIGECSVEGMGAYTPELLTEVYDEWCEKTGVTVLYDAALVGAVVDAGTITACVVQTVEGLGKIQAKTFIDATGDALLSRFAGVPTEKGSEKNGRNQPMSLRFEMGGIDVTKVYHFFHDKLKDTWLPEECSKKFKEDVKKGRDPFWEFAKWKKTESFFREAVKKGELTEDDVLYIQAFSIPGKPHTMSMNCPEMPPLLFSATDAVSRSKAVSFGRKMMRRLAAYFKRNIPGFEKAYISREASMVGVRESWRIRGKYYMGADDYLQARHFPDAVCRSAYPIDIHDVKLDLFEKLKKGQYYEIPYRALVTNEMSNLLVAGRCASGSFAAQASFRIQPTCMSMGEAAGIAAAWGLSRNIPVNEVKWEDIPAEKRSYVSQ from the coding sequence ATGTTTCGACGGATTGGGGAATGTAGTGTGGAGGGAATGGGGGCTTATACACCGGAATTGCTGACGGAAGTCTATGATGAATGGTGCGAGAAAACGGGAGTAACGGTTTTATATGATGCTGCTCTTGTGGGAGCGGTTGTAGATGCCGGAACCATCACTGCATGTGTGGTGCAGACCGTAGAGGGGCTGGGGAAAATCCAAGCCAAGACGTTTATTGATGCCACAGGGGATGCCCTGCTGTCGCGGTTTGCCGGAGTCCCCACGGAAAAAGGTTCGGAAAAAAACGGGCGAAACCAGCCTATGAGCCTGCGGTTTGAAATGGGAGGCATAGATGTAACGAAAGTTTATCATTTCTTTCATGATAAATTGAAGGATACTTGGTTACCGGAAGAATGTTCTAAAAAATTTAAGGAAGATGTGAAAAAAGGCCGCGATCCGTTTTGGGAATTTGCCAAATGGAAGAAAACCGAGAGTTTCTTTCGGGAAGCCGTTAAGAAAGGTGAACTAACGGAAGATGATGTTCTGTATATCCAGGCATTTTCCATACCGGGTAAGCCACATACCATGTCCATGAACTGTCCGGAAATGCCTCCTTTGCTGTTTTCGGCTACAGATGCTGTGTCACGCAGTAAGGCAGTATCCTTTGGACGGAAGATGATGCGCCGTTTGGCAGCTTATTTCAAGAGGAATATTCCCGGCTTTGAAAAAGCCTATATCAGCCGCGAAGCCAGCATGGTAGGCGTGCGCGAGTCTTGGCGGATTCGTGGGAAATACTATATGGGAGCCGATGATTATCTGCAGGCACGCCATTTTCCTGATGCAGTCTGCCGCTCGGCATATCCTATAGATATTCATGATGTGAAGCTGGATTTATTTGAAAAGCTGAAAAAGGGGCAGTATTACGAAATCCCCTATCGCGCGCTGGTGACCAATGAGATGTCCAATCTGCTTGTGGCAGGACGCTGCGCCAGCGGCAGTTTCGCTGCGCAGGCTTCCTTCCGTATACAGCCCACCTGTATGAGTATGGGAGAGGCAGCCGGTATTGCGGCAGCTTGGGGACTATCGCGGAACATTCCTGTAAATGAAGTTAAATGGGAGGATATACCTGCTGAAAAACGCAGTTATGTAAGCCAATAA
- a CDS encoding SpoIIE family protein phosphatase translates to MGDYWRIVRKILRRRLSIRERLLLLLFISSLLSALVFAGLSFYGVTFVQKDIAEMGGQLSQEGAAYTQEYINKTSKETIADLARSKANFIDYELAHMEHDVTILADALTWIHKHPSNYLPAAVLDPYNGKVPPAAPCIIYSPEVRKRGIETVRQEVELAANITGTMVPMEKNYGYYSYSATYFGSKSGFLICSSVFVGDKYSPISDDPAFNYDPCIRPWYLNAIKANKAVFSMPYLTILTEEHNDVEVISCSAPYYDAEGIAGVASLDLATKELRQYIHNTAIGDKGINFIMNNEGKVIFSPVHDGVLAETDKLQDLRKSESAELAKAAYYMANGESGVLPVELDGEKYMLAFAPLPTMKWSLGILVSQNDLSSSLQESHNYFMGQMESFRDNLQRESFLLLQMAVLAFFIMVVIMIFTSKALSDRFVKPIKQMADGVREIASGNLDKKLDITTGDEIEHLAICFNSMTDELKNYIDNLSKATAEKERVAAELSVARNIQLGALPQDFLTDYPEFQINAAMDAAKGVGGDFYDFYMTDENHLVITIADVSGKGIPAALYMMRAKTTLKNMVLRAKNAADFADCMKMANRELCRENEEMMFVTAFMARLDLTTGELVYVNGGHNPPLVQADGKFCYLQQARKHMMLGINEDEMYEAHSLAMQPGDIIFLYTDGVTEAMNEAEELYSEERLQETLNRQLSKDVREILAAIRQDVSTYAGDAEQSDDITMLGLKFCGSLDDV, encoded by the coding sequence ATGGGCGATTACTGGCGGATTGTACGAAAAATATTGCGCAGACGGCTGAGTATCCGGGAGCGTTTACTGCTACTCCTGTTTATCAGCAGCTTGTTGTCGGCCCTGGTGTTTGCAGGCTTGTCCTTTTATGGCGTTACCTTCGTGCAAAAAGATATAGCAGAGATGGGGGGACAGCTTTCGCAGGAGGGAGCTGCATACACACAGGAATATATAAATAAAACCAGTAAGGAGACGATAGCAGACTTAGCCAGGTCGAAAGCTAACTTTATTGACTATGAGTTGGCACATATGGAGCATGATGTGACCATTTTAGCAGATGCTTTGACTTGGATACATAAGCATCCGTCCAATTATCTGCCAGCTGCTGTTCTTGACCCGTATAATGGGAAAGTTCCGCCGGCTGCGCCCTGTATTATCTATAGTCCTGAGGTGCGAAAACGTGGGATTGAAACGGTACGGCAAGAAGTTGAGCTGGCCGCCAATATAACGGGTACGATGGTGCCGATGGAAAAAAACTATGGTTATTATAGTTATTCCGCAACCTATTTTGGCAGTAAATCCGGTTTTTTAATTTGCAGCAGCGTCTTTGTTGGGGATAAGTACAGTCCGATATCGGATGATCCGGCCTTTAACTATGATCCCTGTATTAGGCCATGGTATCTAAATGCCATCAAGGCCAATAAGGCTGTATTTTCTATGCCGTATCTCACAATTTTGACGGAGGAACACAATGATGTTGAAGTGATAAGTTGCTCAGCGCCATATTATGATGCAGAGGGAATTGCCGGCGTAGCAAGTCTTGATTTAGCGACTAAAGAGTTGCGTCAATATATTCATAATACGGCTATTGGCGATAAGGGTATTAACTTTATCATGAACAATGAAGGCAAGGTGATTTTTTCACCAGTGCACGATGGGGTGTTGGCTGAGACAGATAAGCTGCAGGATTTACGGAAAAGTGAATCGGCGGAGTTAGCTAAGGCAGCTTATTATATGGCTAACGGTGAAAGTGGTGTATTGCCGGTTGAGCTGGATGGCGAAAAATATATGTTGGCGTTTGCGCCACTTCCTACGATGAAATGGAGTCTGGGGATTTTGGTGTCACAGAATGACCTTTCGTCTTCCTTGCAGGAAAGCCATAACTATTTCATGGGGCAGATGGAATCTTTCCGTGATAATTTGCAGCGTGAGTCGTTTTTATTATTGCAGATGGCTGTGCTGGCATTTTTTATCATGGTGGTTATTATGATATTCACGTCGAAGGCGCTTTCTGACCGGTTTGTAAAGCCGATAAAGCAGATGGCTGATGGCGTGCGTGAAATTGCCAGTGGCAATCTTGACAAGAAACTTGATATAACTACTGGCGATGAAATCGAACATTTAGCAATATGCTTTAATTCTATGACGGATGAGCTAAAAAACTATATTGATAACTTATCTAAGGCAACAGCTGAGAAGGAAAGGGTAGCTGCGGAGCTTTCGGTGGCCCGTAATATACAGTTGGGCGCATTACCGCAGGATTTTTTGACCGATTATCCGGAATTTCAAATAAATGCGGCCATGGATGCAGCCAAAGGGGTAGGCGGCGATTTTTATGACTTTTATATGACGGATGAAAATCATCTGGTGATAACTATTGCTGACGTGTCAGGGAAAGGGATTCCGGCAGCCCTTTATATGATGCGCGCCAAAACTACGTTAAAGAATATGGTCTTAAGGGCGAAAAATGCTGCTGATTTTGCTGACTGTATGAAGATGGCGAATCGAGAACTTTGCCGGGAAAATGAAGAAATGATGTTTGTGACGGCGTTTATGGCCAGGCTGGATTTAACAACAGGAGAACTGGTTTATGTAAATGGTGGTCATAATCCACCGTTGGTGCAGGCTGATGGCAAGTTCTGTTATTTGCAGCAAGCAAGAAAACATATGATGCTGGGCATAAACGAGGACGAAATGTATGAGGCGCATAGTTTGGCTATGCAGCCGGGGGATATTATTTTCCTGTATACAGATGGCGTGACAGAGGCTATGAATGAGGCCGAAGAACTATATTCCGAAGA